A genomic stretch from Desulfonispora thiosulfatigenes DSM 11270 includes:
- a CDS encoding phenylacetate--CoA ligase family protein, translating to MIWDKENECMSRSKLEALQLERLKSTLNRVYTKVPQYKQKLDKLGIKPEDIKTLKDLSKLPFTTKDDLRDNYPFGLFTVPKKELVRIHASSGTTGKPVVVGYTKNDMETWTGLAARMVSLAGVTDNDVGQMAFSYGLFTGGFGLHYGLERVGAMVVPASGGNTEKQLMLMKDFGTTALVCTPSYALYIAEVAEKMGIDMSKSPLRLGLFGGEPWSEEMRSEIERRLSIVATDNYGLSEVMGPGVSGECEFKDGQHIAEDHFIVETINPDTGEVLEPGQKGELVFTSITKEAFPVIRFRTKDLSIINQDKCACGRTTARMARVSARTDDMLIIRGVNVFPSQIESVILNIDAVAPHYQINVYKTGHLDVLEVMVELVDETLLERYGELEKLVKTIQHKLHNVLSINAKVKLVEPNTIERTAGKAKRVFDHRK from the coding sequence ATGATTTGGGACAAAGAAAACGAATGTATGTCACGAAGTAAATTAGAAGCTTTACAATTAGAAAGATTAAAAAGTACTTTAAATAGGGTGTATACTAAAGTTCCACAGTACAAACAGAAACTTGATAAACTAGGAATTAAACCTGAAGATATTAAAACTCTTAAAGATTTAAGCAAACTTCCATTTACCACCAAAGATGATTTAAGGGATAATTATCCTTTTGGACTGTTTACTGTCCCAAAGAAAGAATTGGTAAGGATCCATGCTTCTTCTGGAACTACCGGAAAACCAGTAGTTGTGGGTTATACTAAAAATGATATGGAAACGTGGACTGGTCTTGCTGCTCGAATGGTTAGTTTAGCAGGTGTTACCGACAATGATGTTGGACAAATGGCATTTAGTTATGGATTATTTACAGGTGGTTTTGGTTTACATTATGGTTTAGAAAGAGTAGGGGCAATGGTAGTTCCAGCTTCGGGCGGAAATACTGAAAAGCAACTTATGTTAATGAAAGATTTTGGCACGACTGCTTTAGTTTGTACACCTTCTTACGCATTATATATTGCGGAAGTGGCCGAGAAAATGGGTATTGATATGTCTAAATCGCCTCTTAGATTAGGATTATTTGGTGGAGAGCCATGGTCTGAAGAAATGAGAAGTGAAATAGAACGAAGATTATCAATTGTAGCAACAGATAATTATGGTTTAAGCGAAGTTATGGGCCCTGGTGTATCAGGAGAATGTGAATTTAAAGATGGACAACATATAGCAGAAGATCATTTTATTGTAGAGACAATTAACCCTGATACAGGAGAGGTTTTAGAACCAGGGCAAAAAGGAGAACTAGTATTTACCAGTATCACAAAAGAAGCTTTTCCAGTAATTCGTTTTAGAACGAAAGATTTATCAATTATAAATCAAGATAAATGTGCTTGTGGTAGAACAACAGCTCGTATGGCAAGAGTCTCTGCTAGAACAGATGATATGTTAATTATTAGAGGGGTAAATGTATTTCCTTCTCAAATAGAAAGTGTAATACTTAATATTGATGCAGTAGCTCCACATTACCAAATAAATGTATATAAGACAGGCCATTTAGATGTTCTTGAAGTTATGGTAGAATTAGTAGATGAAACGCTTCTAGAAAGATATGGAGAACTAGAAAAATTAGTAAAGACTATTCAGCATAAACTACACAATGTATTATCAATAAATGCTAAAGTAAAACTAGTTGAACCGAATACTATTGAAAGAACAGCTGGTAAGGCAAAAAGAGTATTTGACCATAGAAAATAA
- a CDS encoding radical SAM protein produces MHYDETIYRPPLEANTILLQVTSGCSHNNCTYCGMYKDIKFEMTSLAQIEEDLKELITLNTTIKRIYLLNGDPFSLSAERLKTIALLIKKYLPKCKTISMYASIKGIKTKTIEELRELKSLGIGDLYIGLESGNDEVLKNINKGTTAKETKAQMQRLNEVGIRFFSIIMYGVAGKDKGIANAIDTAKLLNEVKSKGIFPMSLTLVPGTKLHNDYLSGDFKEASELERLIELKTLIENLSLENSTVFSAQHPSNTVPLSGIMPRNKQDLIATLNKVIENTDEESLKSKFARNKIKM; encoded by the coding sequence GTGCATTATGATGAAACTATATACAGACCACCATTAGAGGCAAATACTATTTTACTTCAAGTTACCTCTGGTTGCTCTCATAATAATTGTACTTATTGTGGTATGTATAAAGATATTAAATTTGAAATGACAAGTTTAGCACAAATCGAAGAAGATTTAAAAGAACTTATCACCCTTAACACTACGATAAAAAGAATTTATTTATTAAATGGTGATCCTTTTTCCTTAAGCGCTGAGAGATTAAAAACAATTGCCCTATTAATTAAAAAATATTTGCCTAAGTGTAAAACTATTTCCATGTATGCTTCTATCAAGGGAATTAAAACAAAAACTATAGAAGAATTAAGAGAATTAAAATCTTTAGGGATAGGGGATTTATATATTGGCCTTGAAAGTGGAAATGATGAGGTTTTAAAAAACATTAATAAAGGAACTACAGCCAAAGAAACTAAAGCACAAATGCAAAGATTAAATGAAGTAGGTATCAGATTTTTTTCTATAATTATGTACGGGGTTGCCGGTAAAGATAAGGGAATAGCTAATGCTATTGACACCGCAAAATTATTAAATGAAGTGAAATCTAAAGGAATTTTTCCTATGTCTTTAACCTTAGTACCAGGAACAAAGTTACATAATGACTATTTAAGTGGAGATTTTAAAGAAGCTTCTGAACTAGAAAGACTTATCGAACTTAAGACATTAATTGAAAATTTAAGCTTAGAAAATAGTACCGTGTTCTCAGCGCAACACCCTTCAAACACAGTACCACTATCTGGAATCATGCCTCGGAATAAACAAGATTTGATTGCTACTTTAAATAAAGTTATCGAAAATACAGACGAAGAATCACTAAAAAGTAAATTTGCAAGAAACAAGATAAAAATGTAG
- a CDS encoding helix-turn-helix domain-containing protein: MAAYSYEFKKKVVDAYLRGEGGYTFLAEKYGVKNRRQVLNWVHYYEELGDDGLKRSRKNEAYSFEFKLGVVESYLTSEVSYQELALSIGINNNALIARWVNDYRAAGPDALRDKKRGRRAKMNSSGKAVNIQRQDDSAPVDTSTEHV, translated from the coding sequence ATGGCTGCATACAGTTATGAGTTTAAAAAGAAAGTTGTAGATGCATATTTACGTGGCGAAGGAGGTTATACTTTTTTAGCAGAAAAATATGGAGTAAAAAACAGAAGACAAGTTCTCAATTGGGTACATTACTACGAAGAACTTGGTGATGATGGATTAAAACGTTCAAGAAAGAACGAAGCTTATTCTTTTGAATTTAAGCTTGGTGTGGTAGAGTCTTATTTAACAAGTGAGGTATCTTATCAGGAACTGGCTCTTTCGATAGGGATTAATAATAATGCTCTTATCGCTAGGTGGGTAAATGATTATAGAGCGGCTGGTCCTGATGCCTTAAGAGATAAGAAACGTGGGAGAAGGGCTAAAATGAATTCATCAGGTAAGGCTGTTAATATACAACGCCAAGATGATTCAGCTCCTGTTGATACAAGCACTGAGCATGTT